From Pelosinus fermentans DSM 17108, the proteins below share one genomic window:
- the fabD gene encoding ACP S-malonyltransferase, whose protein sequence is MKKIAFVFPGQGSQTVGMGKELYENFDVAKKVFQAADEALGFSITHMCFNGPEDELRKTVNTQPAILTVSIALYEVLKEHGIVPAIVAGHSLGEYSALVAAGAISFSDAVQLVRKRGLFMQEAVPLGEGSMAAILGSDRQIVIDICQKAEAEFGAVQAVNFNCPGQIVIAGKTKAVEKAAEMLKAAGAKRAVILPVSAPFHSTLMKPAAEKLAVELSKITINDAAIPVVANVNGQTLTKSQELEVSLVKQADHPVEWEECVAEIVKFGADTFIEVGPGKVLSSFTKKIAKEIANLNVEDSSSLEKTLDYFKEVR, encoded by the coding sequence ATGAAAAAGATAGCTTTTGTTTTTCCTGGTCAAGGCTCGCAAACTGTAGGAATGGGAAAAGAATTATATGAAAACTTTGATGTAGCTAAAAAGGTATTTCAGGCGGCAGATGAGGCATTAGGATTTTCAATTACTCATATGTGCTTTAATGGTCCAGAGGATGAATTGCGAAAAACAGTGAATACACAACCTGCCATTTTGACAGTCAGTATTGCTTTATATGAAGTACTAAAAGAACATGGTATCGTACCTGCAATTGTTGCTGGACATAGCCTAGGTGAATATTCTGCTTTAGTAGCAGCTGGTGCTATCTCTTTTAGTGATGCTGTACAATTGGTCCGCAAACGTGGATTGTTTATGCAAGAAGCAGTTCCATTGGGAGAGGGTAGTATGGCAGCAATACTTGGCAGCGATCGTCAAATTGTTATAGATATTTGCCAAAAAGCAGAGGCTGAATTTGGTGCTGTCCAAGCTGTGAATTTTAATTGTCCGGGGCAAATCGTTATTGCCGGAAAAACTAAGGCCGTTGAAAAAGCAGCTGAAATGTTAAAAGCGGCTGGTGCGAAACGAGCTGTAATACTACCAGTAAGCGCTCCTTTCCATAGTACATTAATGAAACCAGCTGCTGAGAAGTTAGCAGTAGAGTTAAGTAAAATAACGATCAACGACGCAGCAATCCCAGTTGTAGCTAATGTTAATGGACAAACTCTTACCAAGAGTCAGGAGCTTGAAGTTTCTTTAGTGAAGCAAGCAGATCATCCTGTAGAGTGGGAAGAATGTGTAGCCGAGATTGTGAAGTTTGGGGCTGATACGTTTATTGAAGTGGGCCCTGGAAAAGTATTATCATCTTTTACTAAAAAAATTGCTAAAGAAATAGCGAATTTAAATGTAGAAGATAGTAGTAGTTTAGAAAAAACCCTTGATTATTTCAAGGAGGTTCGTTAA
- the fabG gene encoding 3-oxoacyl-[acyl-carrier-protein] reductase: MHLDGKVAIITGASRGIGRSVAIELAKLGAKVVINYAGNEAAAEEVKNIIVAAGGQGIVIKADVGDVEAVDAMVKETISTFGKIDILVNNAGITRDNLLMRMKEEDWDAVMNINLKGVFVCTKAVSRIMMKQRAGKIINMTSVVGLMGNAGQANYAAAKAGVIGFTKSMAKELASRGITVNAIAPGFIGTDMTAVLSDQVKTELTEKIPAGRLGSPEDVAAAVTFLASDSANYITGQTLNVDGGMLM; this comes from the coding sequence ATGCATTTAGATGGAAAAGTTGCAATTATCACTGGTGCTTCCAGAGGTATTGGTCGTTCTGTTGCAATTGAATTAGCAAAATTAGGCGCTAAAGTTGTAATTAACTATGCTGGTAATGAAGCAGCAGCAGAGGAAGTTAAAAACATAATAGTCGCTGCTGGTGGTCAAGGGATTGTTATAAAAGCAGACGTTGGTGATGTGGAAGCAGTAGATGCGATGGTTAAAGAAACAATTAGTACTTTTGGTAAAATTGATATTTTAGTAAATAATGCTGGAATTACTCGTGACAATCTTTTAATGCGTATGAAAGAGGAAGATTGGGATGCAGTTATGAACATCAATTTAAAAGGTGTCTTTGTTTGTACAAAAGCTGTTTCTCGCATTATGATGAAGCAAAGAGCTGGTAAAATTATCAATATGACATCTGTTGTTGGCTTAATGGGGAACGCAGGTCAGGCAAATTATGCTGCAGCTAAAGCTGGCGTCATTGGATTTACTAAGTCTATGGCTAAAGAATTGGCTTCAAGAGGCATTACTGTAAATGCAATTGCCCCAGGGTTTATTGGTACTGACATGACTGCGGTTTTATCTGATCAAGTTAAGACAGAATTAACCGAAAAAATACCTGCCGGAAGATTAGGTAGTCCTGAAGATGTTGCAGCTGCTGTGACGTTCTTAGCGTCAGACTCGGCAAATTATATTACGGGTCAAACATTGAACGTTGATGGTGGTATGTTAATGTAA
- a CDS encoding acyl carrier protein — protein MTTFDKVKQISVEQLGVDEADVTMDSTFIDDLGADSLDIVELIMAFEEEFNIEIPDEIAEKIKAVKDAVEYIEKEKQG, from the coding sequence GTGACAACATTTGACAAAGTTAAACAAATTTCAGTAGAACAACTTGGTGTTGATGAAGCTGATGTTACTATGGATTCTACTTTTATAGATGATTTAGGTGCTGACTCTCTTGACATCGTTGAGTTAATTATGGCCTTTGAAGAGGAATTTAACATTGAGATTCCTGATGAAATTGCTGAAAAAATTAAAGCTGTAAAAGATGCGGTAGAGTACATAGAAAAAGAAAAGCAAGGTTAA
- a CDS encoding NAD(P)H-dependent flavin oxidoreductase encodes MKLPELKIGNLVAKIPIIQGGMAIRISTAPLAAAVGEAGGIGLIAASGMSFDELRKEIRLARSLTSTGIIGINAMVAAREFAGLVKTAIEEGIDLVVAGAGFSRDMFGLGKESGTPIVPIVSSAKLAKISESLGASAVIVEGKEAGGHLGTDQPLHSLLPSIKNAVKIPVIGAGGIISGQDIVDTLRLGADGVQMGTRFAASEESNAAPALKEFYLKAKHEDIVLINSPVGLPGRALKNPFAEKIIGSTAPVPESCDGCLKHCARNFCIIKALIRAQQGDVETGLVFTGEYIHKIDEILPVKEIFNRLLAEVEVIN; translated from the coding sequence TTGAAACTTCCAGAACTTAAAATAGGTAATTTAGTAGCAAAAATACCCATCATACAGGGTGGAATGGCAATTCGAATTTCGACAGCTCCTTTAGCAGCTGCTGTCGGTGAAGCTGGTGGTATTGGACTAATTGCTGCTTCTGGTATGAGTTTTGATGAATTGCGCAAAGAAATTCGCTTAGCGCGTTCACTAACTAGCACAGGTATCATTGGTATCAATGCAATGGTTGCAGCAAGAGAATTTGCAGGTCTTGTAAAAACTGCAATTGAAGAAGGCATTGATTTGGTAGTTGCAGGTGCGGGGTTTTCTCGCGATATGTTTGGATTAGGAAAAGAATCAGGTACACCGATTGTACCCATTGTCTCTTCTGCAAAATTAGCAAAAATTTCGGAATCATTAGGTGCTTCTGCCGTAATTGTTGAAGGTAAAGAAGCTGGTGGACATTTAGGTACAGATCAACCCCTGCATTCATTACTCCCTAGTATAAAAAATGCAGTAAAAATACCAGTGATTGGGGCTGGTGGCATTATTAGCGGTCAAGATATTGTTGATACACTAAGGCTGGGTGCAGATGGCGTGCAAATGGGAACGAGATTTGCTGCCAGTGAAGAATCAAATGCTGCTCCTGCTTTAAAAGAATTTTATTTAAAAGCTAAGCATGAAGATATTGTTTTAATTAACAGTCCAGTAGGATTACCTGGTCGTGCTTTGAAAAATCCATTTGCAGAGAAAATTATTGGAAGTACTGCACCTGTTCCTGAAAGTTGTGATGGATGTTTAAAACATTGTGCAAGAAACTTTTGCATTATTAAGGCATTAATTCGCGCTCAACAGGGTGATGTAGAAACTGGATTAGTATTTACCGGTGAGTACATTCATAAGATAGATGAAATACTACCTGTTAAAGAGATTTTCAATAGACTTCTTGCAGAGGTTGAAGTTATAAATTAA
- the fabF gene encoding beta-ketoacyl-ACP synthase II: MKKRVVVTGLGAITPIGIGKDEFWQSLLNGKSGIGKITHFDASEYTTQIAGEVKDFDPAKYIDKKEAKRMDPFTQFAVAASKMAFEDSGINLETEDRTRIGTMIGTGIGGMDTLNEQYKNLFDKGPNRISPFFIPMMIGNMAAGQTSITFGLQGPCSCVTTACATGTNAIGDAFKVIHRGDADVMVAGGTEAAISPIAVAGFCSMKALSTRNDEPEKASRPFDKDRNGFVMGEGAGVVILESLEHAVARGAHIYAEVIGYGFNADAYHITAPAPEGAQAAKCMEMALRDAGIAPEAVDYINAHGTSTPLNDKNETLAIKSLFGEHAYKLAVSSIKSMTGHLLGAAGGIECIATVLTLENDMIPPTINCDAPDEEMDLDYVPHTSRKQVVNVALSNSLGFGGHNATILLKKFEN, translated from the coding sequence TTGAAAAAACGAGTTGTGGTAACAGGATTAGGTGCGATAACACCTATCGGAATTGGTAAAGATGAATTTTGGCAGTCTCTTTTAAACGGTAAATCTGGTATTGGTAAGATCACTCATTTTGATGCGAGTGAATATACTACCCAGATTGCTGGTGAGGTTAAAGATTTTGATCCCGCAAAATATATCGATAAGAAAGAAGCAAAACGCATGGATCCCTTTACTCAATTTGCTGTTGCTGCTAGCAAAATGGCATTTGAAGATTCAGGTATTAATTTGGAAACCGAAGATCGTACCCGTATTGGCACTATGATTGGTACTGGCATTGGTGGAATGGATACATTAAATGAACAATACAAAAATTTGTTTGATAAAGGACCAAATCGTATCAGTCCGTTTTTTATCCCAATGATGATTGGTAACATGGCTGCTGGACAAACATCGATTACCTTTGGTTTACAAGGTCCATGTAGTTGTGTAACTACAGCTTGTGCAACAGGCACCAATGCAATTGGTGATGCTTTTAAAGTCATTCATCGCGGCGATGCAGATGTCATGGTGGCTGGTGGTACGGAAGCGGCTATTTCTCCTATTGCAGTGGCTGGCTTTTGCTCAATGAAAGCCCTGTCAACGCGTAATGATGAACCAGAAAAAGCTTCACGCCCTTTTGACAAAGATCGTAATGGCTTTGTAATGGGTGAAGGAGCAGGTGTAGTTATTCTTGAATCTTTAGAACACGCAGTTGCCAGAGGCGCACATATTTACGCAGAAGTTATCGGTTATGGTTTTAATGCTGATGCTTATCACATTACTGCACCTGCCCCTGAAGGAGCACAGGCAGCAAAATGTATGGAGATGGCCCTTAGAGATGCCGGTATTGCTCCAGAAGCTGTTGATTACATTAATGCCCATGGTACTTCGACTCCTCTTAATGACAAAAATGAAACATTGGCAATCAAATCATTATTTGGTGAGCATGCATATAAATTAGCTGTTAGCTCAATCAAATCCATGACTGGACATTTGCTAGGTGCAGCAGGTGGTATCGAATGTATTGCTACTGTTTTAACCTTGGAAAATGATATGATTCCTCCTACTATTAATTGTGATGCGCCTGATGAAGAAATGGACTTGGATTATGTTCCTCATACATCTCGTAAACAAGTCGTAAATGTAGCATTATCTAATTCTTTAGGTTTTGGCGGGCATAACGCAACTATCTTATTAAAAAAATTCGAAAATTAA
- the rnc gene encoding ribonuclease III: protein MIEVLTKKRLDALSRLSNTLGVQFTDINLLHQALTHTSYANECKKSLISHNERLEFLGDAVLDLIVSEYLFRQFSHLPEGELTKARAVIVCEPTLARCAAELGIGEYLFLGKGETSSGGRERVSILADSFEAVIGAIYLDSGFLQVSNFVLKQLQADLNLVARGEYVKDYKTVLQEVVQKKNDSRITYEIISENGPDHNKLFEVIVLVNTDLFGKGLGKSKKEAEQYAAKQALVKLGIINNN from the coding sequence ATGATTGAAGTACTTACGAAAAAAAGATTGGACGCATTATCCAGGTTATCGAATACATTAGGTGTGCAATTTACAGATATCAATTTATTGCATCAAGCTCTAACCCACACTTCTTATGCCAATGAGTGTAAAAAATCACTTATTTCTCATAATGAGCGATTGGAATTTCTCGGTGATGCTGTATTAGATTTGATTGTTAGTGAATATTTATTTCGCCAATTTAGTCACCTTCCTGAAGGGGAATTGACAAAGGCTCGAGCAGTAATTGTCTGCGAGCCTACTTTGGCTCGGTGTGCTGCTGAACTTGGTATTGGAGAATATTTATTTTTAGGAAAAGGTGAGACTAGCTCAGGTGGCCGTGAACGCGTGTCTATTTTGGCAGATTCATTTGAAGCTGTAATTGGTGCTATATACTTAGATAGCGGTTTTCTTCAGGTTAGTAATTTTGTATTAAAACAGCTTCAAGCTGATTTAAACTTGGTTGCGCGTGGCGAATACGTGAAGGACTATAAGACCGTACTGCAAGAGGTTGTTCAAAAGAAAAACGACAGTAGGATCACCTATGAGATTATCTCTGAAAATGGTCCTGATCATAATAAACTATTTGAAGTAATTGTTTTAGTAAATACAGATTTATTTGGTAAGGGTTTAGGTAAAAGTAAAAAAGAGGCTGAACAATATGCTGCAAAGCAAGCATTAGTGAAGTTAGGAATTATAAATAATAATTAA
- a CDS encoding elongator complex protein 3 — MRHYIIPIFIPHYGCKHSCIFCNQRKITGRDTPVRHQEVQAIIDEHLARITEKRHIEVAFYGGSFTALPLSMQSELLEPAYTALINKKIHGIRLSTRPDCITYEILENLKKFGVSTIELGVQSLDNTVLEASARGHNSLHVYQAMNLIKKMNITCGIQLMPGLPLENWNSLIHTAYGVIKLAPDFVRIYPTLVIANTQLATRYDDGSYKALSLSAGIIRSAYLKLFFAQQGILTIRTGLQATEDLDKGNIVLAGPYHPAFGEMVDSYIFYCMLAHFIESILPMDKNNPVIIHHHFRDTSKIRGVSNQNIIQVKRIYGIDHFILKQDGHNKNEIGFEYNNLYYVLNKKMIFYI, encoded by the coding sequence ATGAGACATTATATTATACCTATATTTATTCCACACTATGGTTGTAAACATAGCTGTATTTTTTGTAATCAACGAAAAATTACGGGTAGAGATACTCCTGTAAGGCATCAGGAAGTACAGGCTATCATTGATGAACATTTGGCAAGAATTACAGAAAAAAGGCACATCGAAGTGGCCTTTTATGGTGGCAGTTTTACTGCCTTGCCTCTTAGTATGCAGTCAGAATTATTAGAACCAGCATATACAGCTTTAATAAACAAGAAAATTCATGGGATTCGTCTTTCAACCCGTCCGGATTGTATTACATATGAGATTTTGGAAAATCTTAAGAAGTTTGGAGTATCTACCATCGAATTGGGAGTGCAATCTTTGGATAATACTGTATTGGAAGCGAGCGCTCGGGGGCATAATTCGTTACATGTATATCAGGCAATGAACCTTATAAAAAAAATGAATATAACCTGCGGCATTCAATTAATGCCAGGTTTACCTTTAGAAAATTGGAACAGTTTGATTCATACTGCATATGGTGTTATTAAGCTTGCTCCAGACTTTGTGCGTATTTATCCTACTTTAGTTATTGCCAATACTCAACTGGCTACTAGGTATGATGATGGAAGTTATAAGGCATTATCTTTATCAGCAGGAATTATTCGTAGCGCCTATTTAAAATTATTTTTTGCACAGCAGGGGATATTAACGATTCGTACTGGCCTGCAAGCAACAGAAGATTTGGATAAAGGCAATATTGTACTGGCTGGACCCTATCATCCTGCATTTGGAGAAATGGTAGATTCTTATATTTTTTATTGCATGCTAGCCCATTTTATAGAGTCTATTCTTCCAATGGACAAAAATAATCCTGTCATTATCCATCATCATTTTCGTGATACTTCTAAAATTAGAGGCGTTTCTAATCAAAATATAATACAAGTAAAGCGTATCTATGGTATTGACCATTTTATTCTAAAACAAGATGGTCATAATAAGAATGAAATAGGATTTGAGTATAACAATCTATATTATGTACTTAATAAAAAAATGATATTTTATATTTAA
- a CDS encoding stage V sporulation protein S: protein MDVLKVSAQSNPKSVAGALAAVLREKGSAEVQAVGAGAVNQAIKAIAISRGFVAPNGINLIAIPAFAEIIIDGEQRTAIRFIVEPR from the coding sequence ATGGATGTGCTCAAAGTATCTGCACAGTCAAATCCTAAATCGGTAGCAGGTGCCTTAGCTGCAGTGTTAAGAGAAAAAGGTTCTGCGGAAGTCCAAGCAGTAGGTGCCGGCGCAGTGAATCAAGCCATCAAAGCAATTGCAATTTCTCGTGGATTTGTTGCACCCAATGGTATTAATCTAATTGCAATTCCTGCCTTTGCCGAAATCATTATTGATGGTGAACAGCGCACTGCGATTCGTTTTATTGTGGAACCCAGGTAA
- the smc gene encoding chromosome segregation protein SMC, with the protein MLLRRLEAYGFKSFADKTEIEFGNGITAIVGPNGSGKSNISDAIRWVLGEQSVRNLRSTKMEDVIFSGSLGRRPLGAAEVSVIFDNSDGTLPLDFSEVIITRRVFRSGDSEYFINKAACRLKDIYELLADTGLGRDAMTVIGQNKVDEVLNSKPEERRLLFEESAGISKYKQRKKDAMRKLEDTTQNLIRVSDITNEIEDQLVPLRESAEKTKQYNTLKTELTSCQVTLLLSTLDKSEKIIESANLQKEHLTENELTVSTNLNLKETDKEKLATELIQVEEKLISYTTFINEAETELERIRGKVAVLEERISQGKRNQERIRDEEIRVGKQKDELEKKNSEVNEILIEKKKFTENLQQILIDKNVLYQNVVTNLEQAEKQLESSKDKTLTFLQEIVEERNRLVTIKNDIVRSETRERSFDQEYQDYQTQLQQAESAYTSLLAEQEAIQVKITQLNQENNALHIKKKSTEDTLQQFLHQEQQLTRQVNELQSRFKILSNMQNDYEGFARGIKSILKSNAPWQKGIWGAVAQTITVPDEYVMAIEIALGGALQYIITEDSDIAKEAMHFLKTERLGRATFLPLNTIKPFKPRDTEITAAKMKGSLGFAADLVTCDSRYRKVIEFLLGRTIIAKDVDIALTIANQSGFSVKIVTLDGEVLNPGGSMTGGSTGKRETSFLGRNNEIAAIKLKLDEGRKSFEAIQEKVINVRAEVQNINYELAAIQEQRQQMDVRQAEITVHTDKMQFDIKRVTLAITTINTDRAACSREKEQLEVTLSQCKARIVSLENRDGQHKQTIALEQQKCKELQASKDILQESLTDLKINITTVQQEIAGFVANCEQAEQAKQLLQEQLQQLFAERTDIAAQILQSSQELSDTSSKFKTLTEEKINYEQHNKNHYGIKLNLLVEMQQLEKELKDLRRNHHEVQTRLHESELLATKYSFEVTRCLEQLEQKFCLTIDQAKELCRTESLDSINKLIKNLEKELMILGPVNHGAVEDYIRLQERCDFLKNQFQDLTSAKEYLASIIADIDKTMSTKFLIAFTKINEHFCDIFSRLFGGGQAQLKLVDPDNILHTGIEISVQPPGKKMQNLILLSGGERALTVIALLFSFLAYRPAPFIVVDEIDAPLDEANIDRLREFLRDYARHTQFIVVTHRKGTMEAADIIHGITMEQSGISRLVSVKLTDEIK; encoded by the coding sequence TTGCTGTTACGTAGACTTGAAGCATATGGGTTTAAATCTTTTGCAGATAAAACAGAAATAGAATTTGGCAATGGCATTACTGCTATTGTAGGTCCAAATGGCAGCGGAAAAAGTAATATTTCCGATGCCATACGCTGGGTTCTTGGTGAACAAAGTGTTCGCAATTTACGCAGCACAAAAATGGAAGATGTAATATTTTCGGGTAGTTTAGGTCGCAGACCTTTAGGTGCAGCTGAAGTTTCTGTAATTTTTGATAACAGTGATGGTACTCTACCCTTAGATTTTAGTGAAGTTATCATTACTAGGCGAGTCTTCCGATCTGGTGATAGTGAATATTTCATCAATAAAGCAGCATGCCGATTAAAAGACATATATGAATTATTAGCTGATACAGGCCTAGGCAGGGATGCGATGACTGTCATTGGACAAAATAAAGTCGATGAAGTTTTAAATAGCAAGCCAGAAGAACGGCGTTTATTATTTGAAGAATCAGCTGGTATCTCCAAATACAAACAACGAAAAAAAGATGCAATGCGGAAATTAGAAGATACTACTCAAAATCTCATTCGAGTATCCGATATTACAAATGAAATTGAAGATCAACTTGTTCCACTTAGAGAAAGTGCTGAAAAGACAAAGCAGTATAATACCCTTAAGACCGAACTAACATCTTGTCAAGTGACATTACTACTTAGCACATTAGACAAGTCTGAGAAAATAATAGAAAGTGCCAACTTGCAGAAAGAGCATTTAACAGAAAATGAACTTACTGTGAGTACAAATTTGAATTTAAAAGAAACTGATAAAGAAAAATTGGCAACTGAGTTAATACAAGTAGAAGAAAAACTTATTTCTTATACGACTTTTATAAATGAGGCAGAAACAGAACTAGAAAGAATTCGTGGTAAGGTTGCTGTACTGGAAGAACGAATCAGTCAGGGAAAACGTAATCAAGAGCGCATAAGAGATGAAGAAATCCGTGTCGGAAAACAAAAAGATGAACTTGAGAAAAAAAATAGTGAAGTGAATGAAATTCTAATTGAGAAAAAAAAGTTCACAGAAAATCTGCAACAAATCTTAATTGACAAAAATGTGCTCTATCAAAATGTAGTTACTAATTTAGAACAAGCAGAAAAGCAGTTAGAATCTAGTAAAGACAAAACTCTTACATTTTTACAAGAAATTGTTGAAGAACGAAATAGACTTGTGACAATTAAAAATGATATTGTAAGAAGCGAAACCCGGGAACGTAGCTTTGATCAAGAATATCAGGATTACCAGACTCAGTTACAGCAAGCAGAATCAGCATATACATCTCTCTTAGCAGAGCAAGAGGCAATACAAGTTAAGATTACACAATTAAATCAAGAAAATAACGCCTTGCATATCAAGAAAAAAAGTACTGAGGATACCTTACAACAATTCTTGCATCAAGAACAACAATTGACTAGACAGGTAAACGAACTACAATCTCGGTTCAAAATTTTATCGAATATGCAAAATGACTATGAAGGCTTTGCTCGTGGAATAAAAAGCATTCTAAAAAGTAACGCTCCTTGGCAGAAAGGAATTTGGGGTGCAGTGGCGCAAACGATTACCGTGCCTGATGAATATGTTATGGCTATTGAAATTGCATTAGGTGGGGCGTTACAATACATTATTACGGAGGATTCCGATATCGCTAAAGAAGCCATGCATTTTCTAAAGACGGAGCGCTTAGGAAGAGCTACCTTTTTGCCCTTAAATACGATTAAACCTTTTAAACCTAGAGATACAGAAATAACTGCTGCTAAAATGAAGGGCTCATTAGGATTTGCTGCTGATCTTGTAACTTGTGATTCACGTTATCGCAAAGTAATTGAATTTTTACTGGGACGTACGATTATTGCAAAGGACGTTGACATTGCTCTTACCATTGCCAATCAATCTGGTTTTTCCGTAAAAATCGTTACATTAGATGGAGAAGTATTAAATCCAGGGGGTTCAATGACAGGTGGCAGCACGGGTAAGCGAGAAACTAGTTTTTTAGGGCGTAATAATGAAATTGCTGCCATTAAGTTAAAATTAGATGAAGGGCGAAAGAGTTTCGAGGCAATACAGGAAAAGGTAATAAATGTTAGAGCTGAGGTGCAAAATATCAATTATGAGCTGGCTGCGATTCAGGAACAGCGCCAGCAGATGGATGTTCGTCAAGCTGAAATTACGGTTCATACAGATAAAATGCAATTTGATATAAAGCGGGTCACTTTAGCAATTACTACTATTAATACTGATAGAGCTGCATGCTCACGAGAAAAAGAACAGTTAGAGGTTACTTTATCTCAGTGTAAAGCAAGGATTGTTTCTTTAGAAAACCGTGATGGTCAGCACAAGCAGACGATTGCCCTAGAACAGCAAAAATGTAAAGAGTTGCAAGCTTCCAAAGATATATTGCAGGAGAGCCTAACCGATCTTAAAATTAACATTACAACAGTGCAGCAAGAAATTGCTGGGTTTGTTGCTAATTGTGAGCAAGCAGAACAAGCTAAGCAATTACTACAAGAGCAGCTTCAACAATTGTTTGCAGAACGTACTGACATTGCAGCGCAAATATTACAGTCCAGTCAAGAATTATCTGATACTTCTTCGAAATTTAAAACGCTCACAGAAGAGAAAATCAACTATGAGCAACATAATAAAAATCATTATGGAATAAAGCTTAATTTATTGGTAGAAATGCAACAACTGGAAAAAGAACTAAAAGATTTGAGGCGTAACCACCATGAAGTACAAACTCGTCTACATGAGAGTGAACTTTTGGCAACTAAATATAGTTTTGAAGTTACACGCTGTTTAGAACAGCTAGAGCAAAAGTTCTGCCTTACGATTGATCAGGCAAAAGAACTTTGCCGTACTGAAAGCTTGGATTCTATAAATAAGTTAATAAAAAACTTAGAAAAAGAACTTATGATACTAGGGCCAGTGAATCATGGTGCAGTAGAAGATTATATTCGTTTACAAGAGCGATGTGATTTTCTTAAAAACCAATTTCAAGATTTAACGTCTGCTAAAGAATACTTGGCCTCGATTATTGCCGATATTGACAAAACAATGTCAACTAAATTTTTAATCGCTTTTACCAAAATTAATGAACATTTCTGCGATATTTTTTCTCGTTTGTTTGGTGGTGGACAAGCTCAATTAAAATTAGTTGACCCTGATAATATTTTACATACAGGTATAGAAATTAGCGTACAGCCACCCGGGAAAAAAATGCAGAACTTAATATTACTATCAGGCGGTGAACGAGCTCTTACGGTGATTGCTCTCTTATTTTCTTTCTTAGCTTATCGTCCTGCTCCATTTATTGTGGTAGATGAAATCGACGCACCTCTAGATGAAGCAAATATCGATCGATTACGTGAGTTTTTACGTGATTATGCTCGCCATACTCAATTCATCGTTGTTACTCACCGCAAGGGGACAATGGAGGCTGCTGATATTATACATGGAATTACGATGGAACAATCAGGTATATCACGTTTAGTTTCTGTTAAATTAACAGATGAAATAAAGTAG
- the ftsY gene encoding signal recognition particle-docking protein FtsY — translation MGFFGKLKAGLEKTRKNFTEKIEQLVVGYATIDDEFLDDLEAVLLSADVGVHTTAKLMTDIKKGIKSKDINGPEDLKPFLQNKISEMLTEDSNEIKLAAAPPTVIVVVGVNGVGKTTTIGKLGQYYKEQGYKVILAAADTFRAAAIDQLEIWGTRTGSEIIKHKEGSDPAAVAFDAVQSARAKKADIVIIDTAGRLHTKSNLMEELKKIGRVTSREIPDAPHETLLVLDATTGQNAINQAKLFGEAIPLTGIVLTKLDGTAKGGVVIAIKSELNVPVKWIGVGEGAGDLRPFVPQEFAEALFGDK, via the coding sequence ATGGGTTTTTTCGGTAAGTTAAAAGCTGGTTTAGAAAAGACTAGAAAGAATTTCACGGAGAAGATTGAACAATTGGTGGTTGGTTATGCAACCATTGATGATGAGTTTCTTGACGATTTGGAGGCTGTATTATTATCGGCGGATGTGGGTGTGCATACAACTGCCAAATTAATGACTGATATCAAAAAAGGCATCAAGAGTAAAGATATTAATGGTCCTGAGGATTTAAAACCTTTTTTACAAAATAAAATCAGCGAAATGCTGACAGAAGATAGTAATGAGATCAAACTTGCTGCTGCTCCTCCTACTGTAATTGTTGTTGTTGGTGTGAATGGCGTAGGTAAGACGACAACGATAGGAAAGTTAGGTCAATATTATAAAGAACAGGGGTATAAAGTAATATTGGCAGCAGCGGATACTTTTCGTGCAGCTGCTATTGATCAGTTAGAAATATGGGGAACGAGAACGGGTTCTGAAATCATTAAGCATAAGGAAGGTTCTGATCCTGCTGCGGTAGCTTTTGACGCAGTGCAATCCGCTAGAGCTAAGAAAGCTGATATTGTTATTATTGATACAGCTGGAAGACTACATACAAAATCGAATTTAATGGAAGAATTAAAAAAAATCGGACGCGTAACCAGCCGTGAGATTCCCGATGCTCCTCATGAAACCCTGCTAGTCTTGGATGCAACAACGGGGCAAAATGCTATTAATCAAGCAAAACTATTTGGAGAAGCAATACCTTTGACAGGAATTGTACTTACTAAGCTAGATGGTACTGCAAAAGGCGGAGTAGTCATTGCGATTAAGTCTGAGCTGAATGTACCTGTAAAATGGATTGGAGTAGGAGAAGGCGCCGGTGACTTGCGGCCTTTCGTGCCTCAGGAATTTGCAGAGGCATTATTTGGTGACAAGTAA